Proteins from one Candidatus Parcubacteria bacterium genomic window:
- a CDS encoding TraR/DksA family transcriptional regulator, whose amino-acid sequence MDKKFIQEIKKKLEKEKTAIEKELETFAKKDPKLKGDWDSLFPKFNGGDLEEAADEVEEYSTRLPLEFTMELKLKDINSALDKIKKNQYGKCEKCGKPIPKERLEIYPEARTCNKCEK is encoded by the coding sequence ATGGATAAAAAATTTATTCAAGAAATTAAAAAAAAGCTGGAAAAAGAAAAAACTGCTATAGAAAAAGAGCTTGAAACGTTTGCCAAAAAAGACCCGAAGCTAAAAGGGGACTGGGACAGCTTATTCCCTAAATTTAACGGCGGCGATTTAGAAGAAGCAGCAGATGAAGTTGAAGAATACTCAACCCGTCTTCCTCTTGAATTTACTATGGAATTAAAACTTAAAGATATTAATTCAGCTCTTGATAAAATAAAAAAAAATCAATATGGAAAATGTGAAAAGTGCGGAAAACCAATCCCCAAAGAACGTTTAGAAATTTATCCTGAAGCAAGAACATGCAATAAGTGTGAAAAATAA
- a CDS encoding polyribonucleotide nucleotidyltransferase, protein MDSKKYKLNIGGKDIIVEIKDLAEQANGSVLVRYGDTMVLATAVMSGQEREGIDFFPLTVDYEERYYAAGKIYGSRYIRRESRPSDEAILTARLIDRAIRPKFPKNLKREVQVVVTCLSWDSENDPDILGLLGASLSLSISDIPWEGPIANLRIGKTEGKFVLNPTYEQREQSDIDLILAGGMKGDQILINMIEGEAKEAEEKTFMQAYNIAGAELKNLIEFQQKIIKENAKEKAVIETPANELEWKKEIKEFLGNKLENALTFSNNNEKAKKERNKALNELREDLIFFIKEQEQDGKKIKYAKDFFEQETERIIHKNILEKELRPDGRKLDEIRNIYAEVGLLPRTHGSGLFVRGETKSLSILTLGAPSDHRLLEGMEIVGKKRFMHHYNFPPYSVGEVRPMRGPGRRDIGHGMLAEKALLPLIPDSDSFPYTIRIVSEILSSNGSTSMASISSSSMALMDAGVPLKSPATGIAMGLITESNERGEITKYKILTDIQGPEDHYGDMDLKVAGTKNGITALQMDVKITGITEKILEDALSKAKKAREYILGEMEKVLSKPREKLSQWAPRIYTIQIKPEQIREVIGTGGKIINEIIEKCKVAIDIEEDGRIFITAEKEDAAEKAVSWIKNITREVKVGEVFQGKVKRIMDFGAFVEILPGQEGLVHISKLAKGRVEKVEDVVKIGDIVPVKVISIDEQGRINLSLENQE, encoded by the coding sequence ATGGATTCTAAAAAATATAAACTAAATATAGGCGGCAAGGATATTATCGTTGAAATTAAAGACTTAGCTGAGCAGGCAAATGGCTCAGTTTTAGTTCGTTACGGCGATACCATGGTTTTAGCTACAGCTGTAATGTCAGGACAAGAAAGGGAGGGCATTGATTTTTTCCCTCTTACTGTTGATTATGAAGAAAGATATTATGCAGCTGGAAAAATTTACGGCTCGCGTTATATCAGAAGAGAAAGCCGTCCTTCTGATGAAGCAATTCTCACTGCCCGCTTGATTGACAGAGCTATCAGGCCAAAATTTCCAAAAAATCTTAAAAGGGAAGTGCAAGTGGTTGTTACCTGCCTGTCTTGGGACAGCGAAAACGACCCTGATATCCTTGGACTTTTAGGCGCTTCTCTATCCCTGTCTATCTCTGATATTCCCTGGGAAGGACCAATCGCTAATTTAAGAATCGGTAAAACTGAAGGAAAATTCGTCTTAAACCCCACTTATGAACAAAGGGAACAAAGCGATATTGACCTTATCTTAGCAGGAGGAATGAAAGGTGATCAAATTTTAATTAATATGATTGAAGGCGAAGCAAAAGAAGCAGAAGAAAAAACTTTTATGCAAGCATATAATATTGCTGGAGCAGAATTGAAAAATCTTATTGAATTCCAGCAAAAAATTATTAAAGAGAATGCCAAAGAAAAGGCTGTAATAGAAACGCCTGCCAATGAACTGGAATGGAAAAAAGAAATTAAAGAATTTTTAGGAAATAAATTAGAAAATGCATTAACTTTTTCTAACAATAACGAGAAAGCAAAAAAAGAAAGAAATAAAGCATTAAATGAGTTAAGAGAAGATTTAATCTTTTTTATCAAAGAACAAGAACAAGATGGAAAAAAAATCAAGTATGCTAAAGATTTTTTTGAACAAGAAACAGAAAGAATAATACATAAAAACATTTTAGAAAAAGAATTAAGGCCTGACGGAAGAAAGTTAGATGAAATAAGAAATATTTATGCAGAAGTAGGCCTTTTGCCAAGAACACATGGCTCTGGATTATTTGTAAGAGGTGAAACAAAATCGCTTTCCATTCTCACCCTGGGAGCGCCAAGCGACCATCGATTATTAGAAGGAATGGAAATTGTCGGAAAAAAGAGATTTATGCACCATTACAATTTTCCACCTTATTCTGTTGGAGAAGTAAGGCCTATGCGCGGTCCTGGAAGAAGAGATATAGGGCATGGAATGCTGGCTGAAAAAGCGCTTCTGCCTTTAATTCCTGATTCTGATTCATTCCCTTATACAATCAGAATTGTTTCAGAAATCCTTTCCTCAAACGGTTCCACATCAATGGCTTCAATCTCCAGTTCTTCTATGGCTTTAATGGATGCTGGTGTTCCTTTAAAATCTCCGGCTACTGGCATTGCCATGGGATTAATAACAGAAAGCAATGAACGGGGAGAAATAACTAAATATAAAATTTTAACTGACATTCAAGGCCCTGAAGATCATTATGGAGACATGGATCTAAAAGTAGCTGGAACTAAAAACGGAATAACTGCTCTTCAAATGGATGTTAAAATTACTGGCATTACAGAAAAAATATTGGAAGATGCCTTATCAAAAGCCAAGAAAGCAAGAGAATATATTCTGGGTGAAATGGAAAAAGTTTTATCCAAACCAAGAGAAAAACTTTCTCAATGGGCGCCTAGAATTTACACTATCCAAATCAAACCAGAGCAAATTAGAGAAGTTATCGGAACTGGCGGAAAAATAATCAATGAGATTATTGAAAAATGCAAGGTTGCTATTGACATTGAAGAAGACGGCAGAATATTTATTACAGCAGAAAAAGAAGATGCTGCCGAAAAAGCTGTAAGCTGGATAAAAAATATTACCAGAGAAGTTAAAGTTGGAGAAGTTTTTCAAGGAAAAGTAAAAAGAATTATGGATTTTGGCGCATTTGTAGAAATTCTGCCAGGACAGGAAGGATTGGTCCATATTTCCAAGCTTGCCAAAGGAAGAGTGGAAAAAGTTGAAGATGTGGTAAAAATCGGAGACATTGTACCGGTAAAAGTAATCTCTATTGACGAACAAGGCAGAATTAACCTCTCTTTAGAAAATCAAGAATAA
- a CDS encoding NYN domain-containing protein translates to MLIHKEQKIAVLIDVQNLYHSAKNLYQSKVNFGEILKSAVSDRKLIRVFAYVIRTKTGEEQPFFEALTKLGIETRVKDLQEFYGGMKKADWDVGIVIDAIKTAPGVDVICLISGDGDFIPLVEYLKNQGKRTEVIAFGRSTSGKLKETADEFLDLESSPEKYLLKK, encoded by the coding sequence ATGTTGATTCATAAAGAACAAAAAATAGCAGTTCTAATAGATGTTCAAAATCTCTATCATTCTGCTAAAAACCTATATCAGTCAAAGGTTAATTTCGGAGAGATATTAAAATCAGCAGTAAGCGACAGAAAGCTAATAAGGGTTTTTGCTTATGTTATCAGGACAAAAACCGGCGAAGAACAGCCGTTTTTTGAAGCCCTCACTAAGTTAGGAATTGAAACAAGAGTAAAAGATCTTCAAGAATTCTACGGTGGAATGAAAAAAGCTGACTGGGATGTAGGAATAGTTATTGATGCTATTAAAACTGCTCCTGGCGTAGATGTTATTTGCCTTATTTCTGGCGACGGCGATTTTATTCCATTAGTAGAATATCTAAAAAATCAAGGCAAAAGGACGGAAGTTATTGCTTTTGGCCGCTCCACATCAGGCAAACTTAAAGAAACAGCTGATGAATTTCTTGATTTAGAAAGCAGTCCTGAAAAATACCTTTTAAAAAAATAA
- the rpsO gene encoding 30S ribosomal protein S15 encodes MLNAKQKEKIISGYKIHNKDTGSAEVQIALLSEEIRQLLLHLKKHSKDIHSRRGLLKMVSKRRKLLAYLKKESIRKYNSIIKKIGLKK; translated from the coding sequence ATGTTAAACGCAAAACAAAAAGAAAAAATTATATCTGGATACAAGATCCATAATAAAGACACTGGGTCTGCTGAAGTGCAGATTGCTTTGCTTTCCGAAGAAATTAGGCAGCTGCTTTTGCATTTAAAAAAACATTCTAAAGATATTCATTCCAGAAGAGGACTTTTAAAAATGGTTTCTAAAAGAAGAAAACTGCTTGCATATCTAAAAAAAGAAAGCATCCGCAAATATAATTCTATCATTAAGAAAATAGGACTAAAAAAGTAA
- a CDS encoding HD domain-containing protein produces the protein MKIHKEIKFVIEKLKENNFEAYLVGGCVRDLLRGKEPLDWDITTNAKPEQIEKVFPKTFKDNKFGTVVIVTKSKNPRLKEIEITPYRIESKYTDKRHPDSICFAKTIEEDLKRRDFTINAMAIDLKSQIPNSKSQIPNSKQEFEIIDLFKGQEDLKNKVIRAVGEPDERFSEDALRLMRAVRLATVLGDGWKIEEKTEQAIKKNAHLLEMISKERIRDEFVKIIMSERGAQGIETLRKLKLLQYIIPELEEGYGVSQNKHHIYEVYEHSLRALRYACEKNFNKYVRFAALLHDVGKPRTKNGKGANATFYNHEIVGAKMSEQILNRLKFSKKDTEKIVRLVRYHLFYYNVDEVGESSVRRLVRQAGPENMDELLQVRMADRIGSGVPKAEPYKLRHLKYIIEKVSQDPISVTMLKINGEDVMRILKIKPGSKIGQVLDVLLGYVLNEPSKNKKEFLEKETEKMSKLSEKELSSLAEKARKERMEIVTKRDKMTKQKYWVT, from the coding sequence ATGAAAATACATAAAGAAATAAAATTTGTAATTGAGAAATTAAAAGAAAACAATTTTGAGGCATATTTAGTAGGCGGATGCGTGCGTGATTTGCTGCGTGGAAAAGAGCCATTGGATTGGGACATAACCACTAATGCCAAGCCGGAACAAATTGAAAAAGTTTTTCCAAAAACATTTAAAGACAATAAATTTGGCACAGTTGTTATTGTAACAAAAAGTAAAAATCCTCGGTTAAAAGAGATTGAAATTACTCCTTATAGAATTGAGTCAAAATATACAGATAAGAGACACCCGGATAGTATTTGCTTCGCTAAAACCATTGAAGAGGACCTTAAAAGGAGAGACTTTACCATTAACGCTATGGCTATCGATTTAAAATCCCAAATCCCAAATTCCAAATCCCAAATCCCAAATTCCAAACAAGAATTTGAGATAATTGATCTTTTTAAAGGGCAGGAGGATTTGAAGAATAAAGTCATTCGGGCAGTGGGCGAGCCAGATGAAAGATTTTCAGAGGATGCTTTGCGTTTAATGAGAGCAGTACGGCTTGCTACTGTTTTAGGAGACGGATGGAAAATTGAAGAAAAAACTGAGCAGGCAATCAAAAAAAATGCTCATTTGCTTGAAATGATTTCCAAAGAAAGAATTAGAGATGAATTTGTTAAAATTATAATGTCAGAAAGAGGTGCTCAAGGCATAGAAACATTGCGGAAGCTCAAACTCTTGCAATATATTATTCCAGAATTAGAAGAAGGTTATGGTGTTTCTCAGAATAAGCACCATATTTATGAGGTTTATGAGCATTCTTTACGCGCTTTAAGGTATGCTTGCGAAAAGAATTTTAATAAATATGTTCGCTTTGCAGCTCTTTTGCATGATGTGGGGAAACCAAGAACCAAAAATGGAAAAGGGGCAAATGCAACTTTTTACAACCATGAAATAGTAGGAGCTAAAATGAGTGAGCAGATTTTAAATCGCTTAAAATTTTCTAAAAAAGACACTGAGAAAATTGTAAGATTAGTCCGTTATCATTTGTTTTATTATAATGTTGACGAGGTCGGCGAATCGTCAGTAAGGCGGTTAGTGCGCCAGGCAGGACCAGAAAATATGGATGAACTTTTACAAGTGAGAATGGCTGATAGAATCGGGTCTGGCGTTCCTAAAGCAGAACCGTATAAATTAAGGCATTTAAAGTATATTATTGAAAAAGTTTCCCAAGATCCTATTTCAGTCACAATGCTTAAGATAAACGGAGAAGATGTAATGAGAATTTTGAAAATTAAACCAGGTTCCAAAATAGGCCAGGTTTTAGATGTTTTGCTTGGTTATGTTTTAAATGAGCCAAGCAAGAATAAGAAAGAGTTTTTAGAAAAAGAAACAGAAAAAATGAGTAAGCTTAGCGAAAAAGAACTAAGCTCCTTAGCTGAAAAGGCGCGCAAAGAAAGAATGGAAATTGTGACAAAAAGAGATAAAATGACAAAGCAAAAGTATTGGGTCACCTAA
- a CDS encoding DUF4446 family protein has translation MNIEDFFNFEYIYFVLGIFLILVCLCIYFAFKQKKRLDIFFQRGEKDLEKVLTEQIKKTEKIENNLKEISEQISKLETISQKSFQKIGIIRFNPFKEVGGDQSFAIALLDLNNNGFVITSHYSRESSRVYNKEVKNGKSKYSLSNEEKKAIEKAITEVY, from the coding sequence ATGAACATTGAAGATTTTTTTAATTTTGAATATATTTATTTTGTTCTTGGAATTTTTTTAATTTTGGTTTGTCTTTGCATTTATTTCGCTTTTAAGCAAAAAAAGCGATTAGATATTTTTTTCCAAAGAGGAGAAAAAGATTTAGAAAAGGTTTTAACAGAGCAGATTAAAAAGACAGAGAAAATAGAAAATAATTTAAAAGAGATTTCAGAACAAATATCAAAATTAGAGACTATTTCTCAAAAAAGTTTTCAAAAAATCGGAATAATAAGATTTAATCCATTTAAAGAAGTAGGCGGAGACCAGAGTTTTGCTATTGCCCTTCTTGATTTAAATAATAATGGTTTTGTCATTACAAGCCATTATAGCAGAGAATCAAGTCGAGTTTATAATAAAGAAGTAAAAAATGGAAAATCAAAATATTCTTTATCCAATGAAGAGAAAAAAGCAATTGAAAAAGCTATAACAGAAGTATATTAG
- the infB gene encoding translation initiation factor IF-2 yields the protein MELKKQKKQENFQTRPAVVVVLGHVDHGKTAILDFIRKTKVIERESGGITQHIGAYEVDEAGKKITFIDTPGHEAFSAMRSRGAKVADIAILVVAGEEGIKPQTKEAINHIKKAGIPMIVAINKTDKPEANPEKVKRELSQQDVLAESMGGKVPTVNVSAKTGKGISELLELILLLAEIQELKGDLSKPGQGVIIEAYLDSHRGPTATLVLRDGILKKGDIIGTGSVLGKIKILEDFQGKQIEKAMPSQPIIVLGLEGVPQIGEKFNVYSDIGAAQKYIEKKERKRETRQVLPVDSSKKILNLILKADVSGSLEAIEQEIKKLPQEKVALRILKSEVGEVNENDVRLAKPAKAKILCFRVKKNPIALKFAEQEKIRIKCFDIIYELFQEVRLMMEKVLSAEIVRKDIGRVKTLVVFMSEKNRQIVGGKIIEGEVEKGLKIEVYRGEEKIGRGKMINLQKNKKDIEKAGKGEEIGILYQGDVKIELGDEVVFYKEVREKGEL from the coding sequence ATGGAACTCAAAAAACAAAAAAAACAAGAAAATTTTCAAACTAGACCTGCGGTAGTGGTTGTTTTAGGCCATGTTGACCATGGAAAAACAGCGATTTTAGATTTTATTAGAAAAACAAAAGTAATTGAAAGGGAGTCAGGCGGCATTACCCAGCATATTGGAGCTTATGAGGTAGATGAAGCCGGCAAGAAAATTACTTTTATTGATACACCTGGACATGAAGCGTTTTCAGCTATGCGTTCCAGAGGAGCTAAAGTAGCTGATATTGCTATTTTAGTAGTTGCTGGAGAAGAAGGGATTAAGCCGCAGACCAAAGAGGCAATAAATCATATAAAAAAAGCAGGCATTCCAATGATTGTGGCAATCAATAAAACAGACAAGCCAGAAGCAAATCCTGAAAAAGTAAAAAGAGAGCTTTCCCAACAAGATGTTTTAGCAGAGTCAATGGGCGGCAAAGTGCCTACAGTTAATGTTTCAGCCAAGACAGGCAAAGGAATATCAGAATTATTAGAGCTTATTTTGTTGCTTGCTGAAATACAAGAATTAAAAGGGGATTTATCTAAGCCAGGACAAGGCGTGATTATAGAGGCATATTTAGACAGCCATCGCGGTCCAACTGCCACTCTTGTTTTAAGGGATGGAATTTTAAAAAAAGGAGATATTATAGGAACTGGTTCTGTTTTAGGAAAAATTAAGATTTTAGAGGATTTTCAGGGCAAGCAAATTGAAAAAGCTATGCCATCGCAGCCGATCATTGTTTTAGGGTTAGAAGGAGTGCCTCAAATTGGAGAAAAGTTTAATGTTTATTCTGATATTGGAGCAGCTCAAAAATACATTGAGAAAAAAGAGAGAAAGCGCGAGACAAGACAGGTCCTGCCTGTTGATTCTTCTAAAAAGATTTTGAATCTCATTTTAAAGGCAGATGTTTCTGGCTCTTTGGAAGCAATAGAACAAGAGATTAAAAAACTGCCTCAAGAAAAAGTTGCTTTAAGAATTTTAAAAAGCGAGGTAGGCGAAGTTAATGAAAATGATGTTAGATTGGCAAAACCAGCTAAAGCCAAAATTTTATGTTTTCGGGTAAAGAAAAATCCTATTGCCCTAAAGTTTGCTGAGCAAGAAAAAATAAGGATAAAATGCTTTGATATTATTTATGAGCTTTTTCAAGAAGTTCGCTTAATGATGGAAAAAGTTTTAAGCGCAGAGATAGTCCGCAAGGATATAGGCAGGGTTAAAACATTAGTAGTGTTTATGTCAGAGAAAAATCGCCAGATTGTTGGAGGTAAAATTATTGAGGGTGAAGTGGAAAAGGGCTTAAAAATAGAGGTTTATCGTGGAGAGGAAAAAATTGGCAGAGGCAAGATGATAAATCTTCAGAAAAACAAAAAAGATATTGAAAAAGCAGGCAAAGGCGAGGAAATAGGAATTCTTTATCAAGGAGATGTCAAGATTGAATTAGGAGATGAGGTGGTTTTTTATAAAGAAGTGAGGGAAAAAGGAGAACTATGA
- a CDS encoding ribosome-binding factor A, translated as MSERIRKVNELIKRELSQIILEEMNFPENVLVTIIKVEAAPNLYSARVYINVISTSHRARSGAGPEKEAKEAFIMLKNNIYNLQQLLNKRLRMRPIPRIEFLQEKQVQKTEKIEEILDKIKVEKQN; from the coding sequence ATGAGTGAAAGAATTAGAAAAGTTAATGAGCTTATCAAAAGGGAATTGTCGCAGATTATTTTAGAGGAAATGAATTTTCCTGAAAATGTTTTAGTTACTATTATTAAGGTGGAAGCAGCGCCAAACCTATATTCAGCAAGGGTTTATATCAATGTCATATCTACCTCGCACCGAGCTCGCTCTGGTGCTGGGCCTGAAAAAGAGGCAAAAGAGGCTTTTATAATGTTAAAAAACAACATCTATAATCTCCAGCAATTATTGAATAAGCGCTTAAGAATGAGGCCGATTCCACGCATTGAATTTTTACAAGAAAAACAGGTTCAAAAAACAGAAAAAATAGAGGAGATTTTAGATAAAATTAAGGTTGAAAAACAGAACTAA
- a CDS encoding 3D domain-containing protein, with amino-acid sequence MKGIFKLLYLTNKARQRMNKENYKKYILATFITAIFVFVCFLFYSKINKVEAEAEVEEQETNLDFEFAAIQGSALLPLSPIPQTEIKIVKKIRVLTTAYSSTVWQTDDTPFITASGTYVKDGIVANNLLSFGTKIRIPEIYGDKIFVVEDRMHWKKGYYHVDIWFSSYLDAKTFGVKNTYIEVIKEI; translated from the coding sequence GTGAAAGGGATTTTTAAATTGCTTTATTTAACAAATAAAGCAAGACAAAGAATGAATAAAGAAAATTACAAAAAGTATATTCTAGCAACGTTTATTACGGCAATATTTGTTTTTGTTTGCTTTTTATTTTATTCTAAAATTAATAAGGTAGAAGCTGAAGCAGAAGTAGAAGAGCAAGAAACCAATCTTGATTTTGAATTTGCCGCTATTCAAGGAAGCGCTCTTTTGCCTCTTTCTCCTATCCCGCAAACAGAAATAAAGATTGTGAAGAAAATAAGGGTTTTAACCACTGCCTATTCCAGCACTGTTTGGCAGACCGATGATACGCCTTTTATTACTGCTTCTGGAACTTATGTTAAAGACGGAATTGTAGCCAACAATCTACTTTCTTTTGGAACAAAAATCCGTATTCCTGAAATTTACGGAGATAAAATTTTTGTGGTGGAAGACAGAATGCATTGGAAAAAAGGGTATTATCATGTTGATATATGGTTTTCTTCTTATTTGGACGCAAAAACCTTTGGAGTAAAAAACACCTATATTGAGGTGATCAAAGAAATTTAA